The Oxalobacteraceae bacterium OTU3CINTB1 genome includes a window with the following:
- a CDS encoding molybdopterin-dependent oxidoreductase: MGITPEVSRRTFLKVLASGATVGLSVTSLPGMAMNASRPRLTEVPAWAPEPGRARWRIDGLPKVLGQKIYARDFKARDFKDWPQNEQFLYAVRCDRYDQVVTGYHLDMLPAGLRPVAVIDAQALVDKKLKLADGMNSPFLASIGKPADFFGQPVAMLIFANFDAYRRAVKILQFNPDVIQYGAPAATATGTYQPVTSYVRDDAKNFNYVYTPNYAANKQAVAAGISAAIDGKTWPTFTRKFYTQTIDPMFMEPESGMAWYDPATQQLNLVLGTQSPSGDLRNAADIFDGSAYPVKDIDLLSCYPGGGFGGRDSSLFSMYLALAAPFSSGPLRWAQSRFEQFQVGLKRCETDFSETLAVDANGKIQALRCDFTLNGGDQMNLTPFVAQLAALSSMSCYNIPRAIANARSMQTPQLMGGSQRGFGGPQAFMAIETLLDEASQALNIDPFELRRRNLLGKGRGATVTGAPILQDLQLEEMLQRLERHPLWQNRKLTQQARQRQGLLYGVGFALSNEAYGTSGDGMFGAVQIEPTGTITIYTPYIDMGNGAATALGLAPASYLGRNANSINMGEAQLFDSLNLTTSLPKPPAPVPPNYVLKASGSASACLGAFFQYHVVEQAGLALVLQTLLPAANAIWGREVPAAALRWKDNRLHAEGVKSLPWSALVKQATRMRLPMVAVVHASYVGGFATAPFTFRSGATTLPLDYVAMGLTVDTLQPIARGQVVNPPLINFRFGRTTYAPCGSLVAATIEPRTGVIAVESVVSVLSAGVQHCPQMVSGQSQGAIAMALGNVLLEHCPNDRSGPGNGTWNLHRYAIARSTDIPRQELIVLPPAPGETTARGIAEAVMCPIGPSILNALAMATGGKRYTTTPVTARAVLESLK, translated from the coding sequence ATGGGTATTACTCCAGAAGTCAGCCGTCGTACCTTTTTAAAAGTATTGGCCAGCGGCGCAACCGTCGGCTTGTCGGTGACCAGCCTGCCCGGCATGGCGATGAACGCGTCGAGGCCGCGCTTGACGGAGGTACCCGCCTGGGCGCCCGAGCCGGGCCGGGCCCGATGGCGCATCGACGGCCTGCCGAAGGTGCTGGGACAAAAAATCTACGCGCGCGATTTCAAGGCGCGCGACTTCAAGGACTGGCCGCAGAACGAGCAGTTCCTGTACGCGGTGCGTTGCGACCGCTACGACCAGGTGGTGACCGGATACCACCTGGACATGCTGCCGGCCGGCTTGCGTCCGGTGGCGGTGATCGACGCGCAGGCCCTGGTCGACAAAAAGCTCAAACTGGCCGACGGCATGAACAGCCCGTTCCTGGCCAGCATCGGCAAGCCGGCGGACTTTTTCGGACAGCCGGTGGCGATGCTGATTTTCGCAAATTTCGATGCCTACCGCCGCGCCGTCAAAATCCTCCAATTCAATCCGGACGTGATCCAGTACGGCGCGCCGGCCGCCACCGCGACCGGCACGTATCAGCCGGTCACCAGCTATGTCCGCGACGACGCGAAAAATTTCAACTACGTCTATACCCCCAACTACGCAGCGAACAAGCAGGCGGTGGCCGCCGGCATCTCGGCGGCGATCGACGGCAAGACCTGGCCCACCTTCACGCGCAAGTTTTACACGCAGACCATCGATCCGATGTTCATGGAGCCGGAGTCGGGCATGGCGTGGTACGACCCCGCCACCCAGCAACTGAACCTGGTGCTGGGCACGCAGTCGCCCAGCGGCGACCTGCGCAACGCGGCCGACATCTTCGACGGCAGCGCCTACCCGGTGAAAGACATCGATTTGTTGTCGTGCTACCCCGGCGGCGGTTTCGGCGGGCGCGATTCGTCGCTGTTTTCGATGTACCTGGCGCTGGCGGCGCCGTTCTCCAGCGGGCCGCTGCGCTGGGCGCAAAGCCGTTTCGAGCAGTTTCAGGTCGGCCTGAAGCGCTGCGAGACGGATTTCAGCGAGACGCTGGCGGTGGACGCCAACGGCAAGATCCAGGCGTTGCGTTGCGACTTCACGCTCAACGGCGGCGACCAGATGAACCTGACCCCGTTTGTCGCCCAACTGGCCGCGCTCAGTTCGATGAGCTGCTACAACATTCCGCGCGCGATCGCCAACGCCAGGTCGATGCAAACGCCGCAGTTGATGGGCGGTTCGCAGCGCGGCTTCGGCGGGCCGCAGGCCTTCATGGCGATCGAGACCCTGCTCGACGAAGCGTCGCAGGCGCTCAACATCGATCCGTTCGAGCTGCGCCGCCGCAACCTGCTGGGCAAGGGCCGTGGCGCCACCGTGACGGGCGCGCCGATCCTGCAGGACCTGCAACTGGAAGAGATGCTGCAGCGCCTGGAGCGGCATCCGCTGTGGCAAAACCGCAAGCTGACGCAACAGGCCAGGCAGCGCCAGGGGCTGCTGTACGGCGTCGGCTTCGCGTTGTCGAACGAGGCCTACGGCACCTCCGGCGACGGCATGTTCGGCGCCGTGCAAATCGAGCCGACCGGCACCATCACCATCTACACCCCCTATATCGACATGGGCAATGGCGCCGCCACCGCGCTCGGCCTGGCGCCGGCATCCTACCTCGGCCGCAACGCCAACAGCATCAACATGGGCGAGGCACAGCTGTTCGATTCGCTGAACCTGACCACCAGCTTGCCCAAGCCGCCCGCGCCGGTGCCGCCGAACTACGTGCTCAAGGCGTCCGGCTCGGCCAGCGCCTGCCTGGGCGCCTTCTTCCAGTACCACGTGGTGGAGCAGGCGGGGCTGGCGCTGGTGTTGCAGACCTTGCTGCCGGCGGCCAACGCCATCTGGGGCCGGGAGGTGCCGGCCGCCGCGTTGCGCTGGAAGGACAACCGGCTGCACGCCGAGGGCGTCAAGTCGCTGCCGTGGTCGGCGTTGGTCAAGCAGGCAACGCGCATGCGCCTGCCGATGGTGGCGGTGGTGCACGCCAGCTATGTCGGCGGTTTTGCCACGGCGCCGTTCACCTTCCGCAGCGGCGCCACGACCTTGCCGCTCGACTATGTCGCCATGGGCCTGACGGTCGATACCTTGCAGCCGATTGCGCGCGGCCAGGTGGTCAACCCGCCGTTGATCAACTTCCGGTTCGGACGCACCACTTACGCGCCTTGCGGTTCGCTGGTGGCGGCCACGATCGAGCCGCGCACCGGCGTGATCGCGGTCGAGTCGGTGGTGTCGGTGCTCAGCGCCGGCGTCCAGCATTGCCCGCAGATGGTATCCGGCCAGTCGCAGGGGGCGATCGCGATGGCGCTGGGGAACGTGTTGCTCGAGCATTGTCCGAACGACCGCAGCGGGCCGGGCAACGGAACCTGGAACCTGCACCGCTACGCCATCGCGCGCTCGACCGATATTCCGCGACAGGAATTGATCGTGCTGCCGCCGGCGCCGGGCGAGACCACCGCGCGCGGCATCGCCGAGGCGGTGATGTGCCCGATCGGTCCTTCCATCCTCAACGCGCTGGCGATGGCCACCGGCGGCAAACGCTATACGACGACCCCGGTCACCGCCCGCGCCGTCCTGGAGTCCCTGAAATGA
- a CDS encoding 2Fe-2S iron-sulfur cluster-binding protein, translating into MTQPIRFHINDKPVQADAGDADMALIDFLHERQDLTGTKFCCGIGVCRACTVATREGGDDVLEKTLSCSTPVSAVENMSIYTVESLGSEQALAPLQQAFLENFSFQCGYCAPGFLMAATAMLSHLKRAPVPASQLDEVMETWVGGNLCRCTGYVRYMEAIRKVALPYALGGGVQL; encoded by the coding sequence ATGACACAGCCCATCCGTTTTCACATCAACGACAAACCCGTGCAGGCCGACGCCGGCGACGCCGACATGGCCCTGATCGATTTCCTGCATGAGCGACAGGACCTGACCGGCACCAAATTCTGTTGCGGCATCGGCGTTTGCCGCGCCTGCACCGTCGCCACCCGTGAAGGTGGCGACGATGTCCTGGAGAAGACGCTGTCCTGCTCGACGCCGGTCAGCGCGGTCGAGAACATGTCGATCTACACCGTCGAAAGCCTGGGTTCGGAACAGGCGCTGGCGCCGTTGCAGCAAGCCTTCCTGGAGAATTTCTCGTTCCAGTGCGGCTACTGCGCGCCCGGATTTTTGATGGCGGCCACCGCCATGCTGTCGCATCTGAAGCGGGCGCCGGTGCCGGCCTCGCAGCTCGACGAGGTCATGGAGACCTGGGTCGGCGGCAATCTGTGCCGTTGCACCGGCTACGTGCGCTATATGGAGGCGATCCGCAAGGTGGCCTTGCCCTATGCGCTGGGTGGCGGGGTGCAATTATGA